In one Pseudarthrobacter oxydans genomic region, the following are encoded:
- the lipA gene encoding lipoyl synthase → MTLAPEGRKLLRVEQRNSAVPVERKPDWIKAKVQMGPEFVQLKNLVKKEGLHTVCEEAGCPNIFECWEDKEATFLIGGSECTRRCDFCQIDTGKPSPVDRFEPTKVARSVQAMQLRYATVTGVARDDLEDEGVWLYAETVRKIHELNPGTGVELLIPDFSGKPEHIEAICDSRPEVFAHNVETVPRIFKRIRPAFRYERSLDVITQGRNLGMVTKSNLILGMGETREEISEALRDLHEAGCDLITITQYLRPSERHLPVDRWVKPQEFVDLQDEANEIGFLGVMSGPLVRSSYRAGRLWATAMRKKGRDIPAELAHIADGIQDSGTTRQEASSLLAARS, encoded by the coding sequence GTGACATTGGCACCTGAAGGCCGGAAGCTTTTGCGCGTTGAACAGCGCAACTCGGCTGTCCCGGTGGAGCGGAAGCCGGACTGGATCAAGGCCAAGGTCCAGATGGGCCCGGAGTTCGTCCAGCTCAAGAACCTGGTCAAGAAGGAAGGCCTGCACACGGTGTGTGAGGAGGCCGGCTGCCCCAACATCTTCGAGTGCTGGGAGGACAAGGAAGCCACTTTCCTGATCGGCGGGTCCGAGTGCACCCGGCGGTGTGACTTCTGCCAGATCGATACCGGCAAGCCCTCCCCGGTGGACAGGTTCGAACCCACCAAGGTGGCCCGCTCCGTCCAGGCCATGCAGCTGCGCTACGCCACCGTCACCGGGGTGGCCCGCGACGACCTCGAGGACGAGGGCGTGTGGCTGTACGCCGAAACGGTCCGCAAGATCCACGAACTGAACCCCGGCACCGGGGTGGAGCTGCTGATCCCGGACTTCTCCGGCAAACCCGAACACATCGAAGCGATCTGCGACTCCAGGCCCGAGGTCTTCGCGCACAACGTGGAGACGGTGCCGAGGATTTTCAAGCGGATCCGGCCCGCGTTCCGCTATGAGCGGTCCCTGGACGTGATCACGCAGGGCCGGAACCTGGGCATGGTGACCAAGTCCAACCTGATCCTGGGCATGGGCGAAACCCGGGAAGAGATCTCCGAGGCGCTGCGGGACCTGCACGAGGCCGGCTGCGACCTGATCACCATCACCCAGTACCTGCGCCCGTCCGAGCGGCACCTGCCGGTGGACCGCTGGGTCAAGCCGCAGGAATTCGTGGACCTCCAGGACGAGGCCAACGAGATCGGCTTCCTGGGCGTCATGTCCGGGCCGCTGGTCCGCTCCTCCTACCGCGCCGGCCGGCTCTGGGCCACCGCGATGCGGAAGAAGGGCCGCGACATCCCCGCCGAACTCGCCCACATCGCCGACGGCATCCAGGACTCCGGCACCACCCGCCAGGAAGCCAGCTCACTGCTCGCCGCCCGTTCCTGA
- the lipB gene encoding lipoyl(octanoyl) transferase LipB, whose protein sequence is MTLEFSQLGLAPDFVDYTRGWEIQSELHDKVVAGMAPSTVLLLEHAPVYTAGKRTEDHERPFDGTPVVPVDRGGKLTWHGPGQLVGYPIIKLKNRAGIRDYVERLESVIIAVLADYGINAVRIKGRAGVWITADSKGPDRKIAAIGIRVHEGVTMHGFAINCNNDLAPYSQIIACGITDAGVTTIARETGHDVAPADLVSRITEELRKNEDALVATPEGALL, encoded by the coding sequence ATGACTCTTGAGTTTTCACAGCTGGGTCTTGCTCCGGATTTTGTCGATTACACACGTGGTTGGGAAATCCAGAGCGAACTCCATGACAAAGTGGTCGCGGGGATGGCACCCAGCACTGTCCTCCTCCTGGAACACGCACCGGTGTATACCGCCGGAAAACGGACCGAGGACCACGAACGGCCGTTCGACGGCACCCCGGTGGTCCCGGTGGACCGCGGCGGGAAACTGACCTGGCACGGTCCGGGCCAGCTGGTGGGATACCCCATTATCAAACTGAAGAACCGGGCAGGCATCCGCGATTACGTCGAACGCCTGGAATCCGTGATCATCGCGGTCCTCGCTGACTACGGGATCAACGCCGTGCGCATCAAGGGCAGGGCCGGGGTGTGGATCACCGCGGACAGCAAGGGCCCGGACCGGAAGATCGCCGCCATCGGCATCCGGGTGCACGAGGGCGTGACCATGCACGGCTTCGCCATCAACTGCAACAACGATCTTGCACCGTACTCGCAGATCATCGCCTGCGGAATCACGGATGCCGGCGTGACAACCATTGCCCGGGAAACCGGCCATGACGTTGCCCCCGCTGACCTTGTTTCCCGGATCACCGAAGAACTGCGCAAGAATGAAGACGCCCTGGTCGCTACCCCCGAAGGAGCTCTACTGTGA
- a CDS encoding serine/threonine-protein kinase — MEDLQAPEVPGFAVERLLGQGGSAVVWLAREQKTGRNFAVKCFRSGPARSIRPETVTEDAVRREIRILSVLDHQHLVKARDAVRLGGQPDGGTALVMDYASGGSLAALVSSRGRLTVGETVTVLTPLAQVLGYLHSKGFTHSDVSPGNVLFTGQGKPLLSDLGIARMLGDPGSTALSGTPGFVDPAPVDAVRGLQPERDVYATAALGWFCLTGQAPPRTVDRPPLSLLVPDVPRELAAALEAGLNEDRRRRPTAAALATAVYRSASPRPLDLAASVHPTVIPELMTRRHIPAPSRRGAVKDRAAAAGRRFAAAKWGALPLSRRRMPFPNATGEVRPSRGRHALAAPGRGRRRSPVLRRVLPAAAAVAAAGVWWLAGTGGTAAETAPAARGSAAAAAPPPVAAGTAAAGTGSGTEGGAGPADAARQQAGDSDPVQAVEGLALLRDLAFSRGYWELLAEVNAKDSPAAASDQQAVERLRSSGHILDGFASNLAELRTEDGATAERAVVRVLSSSSAYEEKDAQGVVVGAGPAAGARQLRLVLVAGDGRWRISEILPGS; from the coding sequence ATGGAAGATTTGCAGGCACCCGAGGTGCCGGGCTTCGCCGTCGAACGCCTGCTAGGGCAGGGCGGGAGCGCGGTTGTGTGGCTGGCCAGGGAGCAGAAGACGGGGCGGAACTTCGCGGTGAAATGCTTCCGCTCAGGCCCGGCCCGGTCAATCCGCCCGGAGACGGTGACGGAAGACGCCGTGCGGCGTGAGATCCGGATCCTGTCCGTCCTGGACCACCAGCACCTGGTCAAAGCGCGTGACGCCGTCCGGCTGGGAGGACAGCCGGACGGCGGGACGGCGCTGGTCATGGACTACGCTTCCGGCGGGTCCCTGGCCGCCCTGGTGTCCAGCCGCGGCCGGCTCACTGTTGGCGAAACAGTGACGGTACTGACGCCCCTGGCCCAGGTCCTGGGCTACCTGCACAGCAAGGGATTCACCCACTCGGACGTCTCCCCGGGAAACGTCCTGTTCACCGGACAGGGCAAACCGCTCCTGTCCGATCTCGGCATAGCGCGGATGCTGGGTGACCCGGGCAGTACCGCGCTTTCCGGGACGCCCGGCTTCGTGGACCCGGCCCCGGTGGACGCAGTGCGGGGCCTCCAACCGGAACGGGACGTCTATGCGACGGCGGCACTCGGCTGGTTTTGCCTGACCGGCCAGGCTCCGCCCCGTACGGTTGACCGGCCGCCGCTTTCCCTCCTGGTTCCGGATGTTCCACGGGAGCTGGCGGCCGCCCTGGAGGCCGGGCTCAATGAAGACCGGAGGCGCCGGCCCACGGCGGCTGCCCTGGCCACGGCCGTCTACCGCAGTGCCTCGCCCCGGCCGCTGGACCTCGCGGCCTCGGTCCATCCCACGGTGATCCCGGAATTGATGACCCGCCGGCACATCCCGGCGCCGTCCCGGCGCGGAGCAGTCAAGGACAGGGCCGCGGCCGCCGGCAGGCGGTTCGCCGCTGCGAAGTGGGGGGCGCTGCCGCTTTCCAGGCGACGCATGCCCTTCCCGAATGCCACGGGCGAGGTTCGTCCTTCCCGAGGAAGGCACGCTCTCGCAGCGCCGGGCAGGGGGCGGCGCCGTTCTCCGGTGTTGCGGCGAGTGCTGCCGGCGGCCGCGGCGGTGGCTGCCGCAGGCGTGTGGTGGCTCGCTGGAACCGGTGGTACGGCCGCCGAAACTGCCCCCGCCGCCCGGGGATCAGCTGCCGCCGCTGCGCCGCCGCCCGTGGCTGCCGGTACGGCAGCCGCTGGAACAGGGAGCGGCACTGAGGGCGGGGCAGGCCCTGCCGATGCCGCCAGGCAGCAGGCCGGGGACTCCGATCCCGTCCAGGCGGTGGAGGGACTTGCCCTCCTGCGGGACCTGGCTTTCAGCAGGGGCTATTGGGAACTGCTGGCAGAAGTCAATGCCAAGGATTCGCCGGCAGCGGCCTCGGACCAGCAGGCGGTGGAGCGCCTGCGCAGCTCCGGCCACATCCTCGACGGGTTCGCCAGCAACCTTGCGGAGCTTCGCACCGAGGACGGCGCAACAGCCGAGCGCGCCGTGGTGCGTGTCCTGTCCAGTTCCTCCGCCTATGAGGAGAAGGACGCCCAGGGCGTGGTCGTTGGGGCCGGGCCGGCCGCCGGAGCGCGCCAGCTCAGGCTGGTCCTCGTAGCCGGGGACGGCAGGTGGCGGATCAGCGAGATCCTGCCGGGCTCCTGA